One genomic region from Rhinoraja longicauda isolate Sanriku21f chromosome 8, sRhiLon1.1, whole genome shotgun sequence encodes:
- the LOC144595723 gene encoding cyclin-dependent kinase 5 activator 1-like yields MGTVLSLSPEPKDKGGSVEGGQQGGKSAKEKSLKKHSVLISALTWKRLVAASAKKKNAKKVNPTPAGQVQPTGNNEAVKHLNSENLKKSCPPLGQAPSGPEPYPGQQKPPSVPIPVPVPVAPTGLKPAAKNLQPTQKQPSGVLCSPRRVVVQASTGELLRSLGDFLCRRCYRLKQMNANEPVLWFRNVDRSLLIQGWQDQGFITPANVVFVYLLCREVVDEETATDFELQATFLTCLYLAYSYMGNEISYPLKPFLVETNKEIFWERSLAIIDRMSAKMLRINSDPHYFTEVFQDLKNESNTRDSSGQYIISLDR; encoded by the coding sequence ATGGGGACCGTGCTCTCGCTGTCTCCAGAGCCCAAGGACAAGGGCGGCTCGGTGGAAGGTGGCCAACAGGGCGGCAAGAGCGCCAAGGAGAAGAGCTTGAAGAAGCACTCGGTGCTCATCTCCGCCCTCACCTGGAAGCGTCTTGTGGCCGCCTCCGCCAAGAAGAAGAACGCCAAGAAGGTCAACCCGACTCCGGCCGGCCAGGTACAACCCACCGGGAACAATGAAGCGGTGAAACATCTCAACAGCGAGAACCTCAAGAAGTCCTGCCCTCCCCTGGGCCAAGCCCCAAGCGGCCCCGAACCCTACCCGGGCCAACAGAAGCCCCCGAGCGTCCCCATCCCAGTCCCGGTCCCAGTGGCTCCCACCGGCCTCAAGCCCGCGGCCAAGAACCTCCAGCCCACCCAGAAGCAGCCGAGCGGCGTCCTCTGCTCCCCTCGCCGGGTAGTGGTGCAGGCTTCCACCGGGGAGCTCCTGCGAAGCCTGGGGGACTTCTTGTGCCGCAGGTGCTACCGCCTGAAGCAGATGAACGCCAACGAGCCggtgctgtggttcaggaacgtGGACCGCTCGCTGCTCATCCAGGGATGGCAAGACCAAGGCTTCATCACCCCGGCCAACGTGGTCTTCGTCTACCTCCTCTGCCGGGAGGTGGTCGACGAGGAGACAGCCACCGACTTCGAACTGCAAGCCACGTTCCTCACCTGCCTCTATCTCGCCTATTCCTACATGGGCAACGAGATATCTTACCCTCTGAAGCCCTTCCTGGTGGAAACCAACAAGGAGATCTTCTGGGAGCGAAGCCTTGCTATCATCGACCGAATGAGTGCCAAGATGCTCAGGATAAATTCCGACCCTCATTATTTCACCGAGGTCTTTCAAGACCTCAAGAACGAATCCAACACCAGAGACTCCAGTGGGCAGTATATAATAAGTCTGGACCGTTAG